In a single window of the Acyrthosiphon pisum isolate AL4f chromosome X, pea_aphid_22Mar2018_4r6ur, whole genome shotgun sequence genome:
- the LOC100572411 gene encoding zinc finger MYM-type protein 1-like — MSQQTSLSQFFKKSNDTNVLQVDHHKSSVSSLTDVKKEEVLKKIWKPEPTFEFPNTVIFSGKDKRSKNLKFQYRWLHTFPWLAYSAKLDGAFCTFCVAFAKSGAGINSQTLGALVRKPFQNWKHAMETFKNHVTLQYHKQSVFDADHFIDIKKNVHLSIENQLDTARARQIVENRKNISPVIETIILCGRQNIPLRGHCDFGKLTVDNNDVNDGNFRNLLRFRARGDASLKIHLESSGTIKYTSPISQNAIINSCNSILLNKIVARVNEAKCFTVLVDETADIARSRTSVYLRSKRLNGLAMLNIHRDVEITVDEVI; from the exons ATGTCTCAGCAAACTTCGTTAagccaattttttaaaaaatccaatGATACAAATGTTCTACAAGTTGACCATCACAAATCTTCAGTTTCC tcGTTAACAGATGTAAAGAAAGAAgaagttcttaaaaaaatttggaagCCCGAACCTACTTTTGAATTCCCTAATACTGTTATATTTAGTGGTAAAGATAAGCgatccaaaaatttaaaatttcaatacagaTGGTTGCATACCTTTCCGTGGTTAGCGTACTCAGCAAAATTAGATGGTGCATTTTGTACGTTTTGTGTAGCGTTTGCTAAATCAGGAGCTGGCATAAATTCTCAAACACTAGGCGCTTTGGTTAGAAAACCTTTTCAAAATTGGAAACATGCAATGGAAACGTTTAAAAATCATGTAACACTTCAGTATCACAAACAATCCGTCTTTGATGCAGATCATttcatagatataaaaaaaaacgtacatttATCTATTGAAAATCAATTAGACACTGCTCGGGCACGACAAATtgttgaaaatagaaaaaacattTCACCTGTTATTGAAACAATTATCTTATGTGGTCGACAAAATATACCTCTACGAGGTCACTGTGATTTCGGAAAATTAACCGTTGATAATAATGATGTTAACGACggaaattttcgtaatttattacGCTTTAGAGCTCGCGGTGATGCTTCACTCAAAATACATCTTGAAAGTTctggtactataaaatatacaagtccTATTAGTCAAAATGCTATAATTAATTCATGCAATTCAATTTTACTCAATAAAATAGTAGCTAGAGTAAATGAAGCAAAATGTTTTACAGTTCTTGTCGATGAAACTGCAGATATAGCCCGGTCTCGAACAAGTGTCTATTTGCGTTCg aaaaGACTTAACGGATTGGCTATGTTAAATATTCACAGGGATGTTGAAATCACTGTTGATGAAGTGATATAG
- the LOC100572486 gene encoding craniofacial development protein 2-like, which translates to MAQSDKNSHEETKDTFYEQLEHTYDSIPRYYTKIIVGDLNARVGREEEYKQTAGSYSLHENSNNNGVRLINFAIGKGMVISSTRLPKKDIYKHTWTSPGGRFNSQIDHVVIDKRHKSSITNVRSYRGADADTDHYLVISDFKVKLSARWSNAKPKGIEKIDVDRLKNEETRKRYEEKIDNKQQ; encoded by the exons ATGGCTCAAAGTGACA AGAACAGTCATGAAGAAACAAAAGACACATTCTATGAACAGCTGGAACACACATATGATTCCATACCAAGATACTACACCAAAATTATAGTAGGAGACCTCAATGCTCGAGTTGGTCGAGAAGAGGAATATAAACAAACGGCCGGGAGTTATAGCCTCCACGAGAACAGTAATAACAACGGTGTCAGGCTAATAAACTTTGCTATAGGTAAGGGTATGGTGATCAGTAGCACAAGACTACcaaaaaaagatatatataaacatacgtGGACCTCACCAGGTGGTAGATTCAATAGCCAAATCGACCACGTAGTAATAGATAAAAGACACAAATCATCTATTACTAATGTGAGAAGCTATAGGGGCGCAGACGCTGACACAGatcattatttagtaatatcagATTTCAAAGTTAAATTATCAGCAAGATGGAGCAATGCTAAACCAAAAGGAATAGAAAAAATTGATGTTGATAGACTAAAAAATGAAGAAACACGCAAAAGGTACGAAGAAAAAATAGACAACAAACAGCAATAA